In the Mytilus galloprovincialis chromosome 10, xbMytGall1.hap1.1, whole genome shotgun sequence genome, one interval contains:
- the LOC143047317 gene encoding centrosomal protein of 85 kDa-like isoform X1, with the protein MALNEIDKWDYRPRDRYLDPGSDSDSDMSWKGPHSPGFTIQSNVPDYQKMLQSQITSSSGWSDNRLDRTSDRYGLHSSPHLTSGSRSNDISYTDRRMYQTYQPSKYGLSGSPGYDSYMSRDFNEFTTGPLEETVNPVILEDPLRPSGYTPSSYDLKKFDDELFGRSGKSNFLDGSGGNDSELNLDTPNTVNDSWISPPMRQTAKSELPPSDFKTPVRHNRAGILRDTSKYNDEKSNRGNIAVPSSESQITNSNHNSGWADRNNVDHGKPGPAGLGQWQKQHQNHMAFRNTDGQKSQGLATLLKHLSDDQLGSDKWESVRRAADAIINEKDMMIDKLKLRMMSLEEDNNKYEARLKRALISDVSGEEDAIRKITDLDIENASLKAEMAQMKAKKNAELDDLERKLGAAEHENEHLKSAIRTRVPGNDAIEKQISQLTNEREEWKGKFLDLRESHQQMKGRLDQLQDYLRDIPTMEETAANLQELNNLREETKFQKQQLEQLQEKLFNNKKLLSQRDLKIEELQNQMDHLSGKMNGISSELDRIKSDGEGAVLQRCQEEIVRLKEDNQRLAIDFEKAKKLLETSHRKVRHMEVKLQNEQKQSKGRVQQEEETVMALREESRQKDDQTMKMRRALKELGCKNQDLMEQNLIIREQLKHLEYLSTDETQKLQRRFTQEMGLCFSELQSLVNICMQRAEGQDPNMSMLLGVRPPTNEQELDTPVSSDEKQTLRHWLSKLRDLRSEVEKLRGMISNKYAEDMGDNLNCATQ; encoded by the exons ATGGCCCTTAATGAAATTGACAAG TGGGACTATAGACCCCGGGACAGATACCTAGACCCAGGGAGTGATAGCGATTCTGACATGTCGTGGAAAGGACCTCACTCTCCAGGCTTTACCATTCAAAGCAATGTACcag ACTACCAGAAGATGTTACAGAGCCAGATTACATCCAGTTCAG GATGGTCTGACAACAGATTGGATAGGACTTCAGACAGATATGGACTTCATTCTTCACCCCACTTGACCTcagggtcaaggtcaaatgacattTCGTATACAGACAGAAGAATGTATCAGACATATCAGCCATCTAAATATGGATTATCTGGTAGTCCTGGTTACGATTCTTACATGAGTCGAGACTTTAACGAATTCACGACAGGACCGTTGGAAGAGACAGTTAACCCTGTGATTTTGGAGGACCCATTACGGCCCAGTGGTTATACACCATCTTCTTATGACTTGAAAAAATTTGACGATGAATTATTTGGACGTTCAGGAAAAAGTAACTTTTTGGATGGGTCAGGGGGAAACGATAGTGAACTTAATTTAGACACACCCAATACTGTGAATGATTCATGGATTTCACCACCAATGAGACAAACCGCTAAGTCTGAATTACCGCCAAGTGATTTTAAAACTCCTGTGAGACATAATAGAGCTGGAATTTTAAGAGACACATCAAAATATAATGACGAAAAGTCAAATCGAGGGAATATTGCAGTGCCTTCTAGTGAGTCTCAAATAACAAACAGTAACCATAACTCTGGGTGGGCAGACAGAAATAATGTAGATCATGGTAAACCAGGACCAGCTGGTCTTGGTCAGTGGcaaaaacaacatcaaaatcaCATGGCATTCAGGAACACTGATGGTCAG aaatCCCAAGGTCTTGCTACATTACTTAAACATTTATCAGATGACCAGCTAGGAAGTGACAAGTGGGAGTCTGTCAGAAGAGCAGCAGATGCCATCATTAATGAAAAAGACATGATGATTGACAA ACTGAAGTTAAGGATGATGAGTCTAGAGGAAGATAATAACAAATATGAAGCCAGGTTAAAAAGAGCTTTGATCAGTGATGTTAGTGGGGAGGAAGACGCTATTAGAAAAATAACG GATCTTGATATAGAAAATGCATCATTGAAAGCTGAAATGGCACAAATGAAAGCAAAGAAAAATGCAGAATTGGACGACTTGGAGAGAAAACTCGG GGCTGCTGAGCATGAGAATGAACATTTAAAATCTGCTATACGAACAAGAGTTCCTGGAAATGATGCAATAGAAAAACAg ATTTCTCAACTAACCAATGAAAGAGAGGAATGGAAAGGTAAATTTCTTGATTTACGAGAAAGTCATCAGCAGATGAAAGGGAGGCTGGACCAGTTACAGGATTATCTAAGAGATATTCCAACCATGGAGGAAACTGCTGCTAATTTACAAGAA TTAAACAATTTGAGAGAAgaaacaaaattccaaaaacaacaACTGGAACAGCTTCAAGAAAAACTTTTCAACAATAAGAAATTATTGTCACAGCGAGATTTAAAGATTGAAGAATTACAAAATCAAATGGATCATTTGTCGGGAAAGATGAACGGTATATCATCTGAACTAGATCGAATTAAATCAGATGGGGAAGGTGCTGTCCTCCAGAGGTGCCAGGAAGAAATAGTTCGACTGAAGGAGGATAATCAAAGACTTgccatagattttgaaaaagccaaaaaG CTGTTGGAAACGAGTCATAGAAAAGTAAGACACATGGAGGTCAAATTACAGAACGAACAGAAACAGTCTAAAGGGAGAGTACAACAGGAGGAGGAAACAGTTATGGCGCTGAGGGAAGAAAGTCGACAGAAAGATGACCAGACGATGAAGATGAGGAGAGCTTTGAAAGAG CTTGGATGTAAAAATCAAGATTTAATGGAACAGAACTTGATAATTAGGGAGCAATTGAAACATTTAGAATATCTAAGTACAGACGAGACACAGAAATTACAGAGACGGTTCACACAAGAAATGGGACTATGCTTTTCTGAGCTGCAATCTCTAGTGAATATTTGTATGCAGAGAGCTGAAGGACAGGATCCCAATATGTCTATGTTGTTGGGTGTCAGAC caccTACAAATGAACAGGAATTGGATACCCCTGTATCTTCTGATGAAAAACAGACATTAAGACATTGGTTGTCAAAATTAAGAGATCTCCGATCAGAGGTGGAGAAATTACGAGGCATGATCAGTAACAAATATGCTGAGGACATGGGAGACAACTTAAATTGTGCTACACAGTGA
- the LOC143047317 gene encoding centrosomal protein of 85 kDa-like isoform X2, whose amino-acid sequence MSWKGPHSPGFTIQSNVPDYQKMLQSQITSSSGWSDNRLDRTSDRYGLHSSPHLTSGSRSNDISYTDRRMYQTYQPSKYGLSGSPGYDSYMSRDFNEFTTGPLEETVNPVILEDPLRPSGYTPSSYDLKKFDDELFGRSGKSNFLDGSGGNDSELNLDTPNTVNDSWISPPMRQTAKSELPPSDFKTPVRHNRAGILRDTSKYNDEKSNRGNIAVPSSESQITNSNHNSGWADRNNVDHGKPGPAGLGQWQKQHQNHMAFRNTDGQKSQGLATLLKHLSDDQLGSDKWESVRRAADAIINEKDMMIDKLKLRMMSLEEDNNKYEARLKRALISDVSGEEDAIRKITDLDIENASLKAEMAQMKAKKNAELDDLERKLGAAEHENEHLKSAIRTRVPGNDAIEKQISQLTNEREEWKGKFLDLRESHQQMKGRLDQLQDYLRDIPTMEETAANLQELNNLREETKFQKQQLEQLQEKLFNNKKLLSQRDLKIEELQNQMDHLSGKMNGISSELDRIKSDGEGAVLQRCQEEIVRLKEDNQRLAIDFEKAKKLLETSHRKVRHMEVKLQNEQKQSKGRVQQEEETVMALREESRQKDDQTMKMRRALKELGCKNQDLMEQNLIIREQLKHLEYLSTDETQKLQRRFTQEMGLCFSELQSLVNICMQRAEGQDPNMSMLLGVRPPTNEQELDTPVSSDEKQTLRHWLSKLRDLRSEVEKLRGMISNKYAEDMGDNLNCATQ is encoded by the exons ATGTCGTGGAAAGGACCTCACTCTCCAGGCTTTACCATTCAAAGCAATGTACcag ACTACCAGAAGATGTTACAGAGCCAGATTACATCCAGTTCAG GATGGTCTGACAACAGATTGGATAGGACTTCAGACAGATATGGACTTCATTCTTCACCCCACTTGACCTcagggtcaaggtcaaatgacattTCGTATACAGACAGAAGAATGTATCAGACATATCAGCCATCTAAATATGGATTATCTGGTAGTCCTGGTTACGATTCTTACATGAGTCGAGACTTTAACGAATTCACGACAGGACCGTTGGAAGAGACAGTTAACCCTGTGATTTTGGAGGACCCATTACGGCCCAGTGGTTATACACCATCTTCTTATGACTTGAAAAAATTTGACGATGAATTATTTGGACGTTCAGGAAAAAGTAACTTTTTGGATGGGTCAGGGGGAAACGATAGTGAACTTAATTTAGACACACCCAATACTGTGAATGATTCATGGATTTCACCACCAATGAGACAAACCGCTAAGTCTGAATTACCGCCAAGTGATTTTAAAACTCCTGTGAGACATAATAGAGCTGGAATTTTAAGAGACACATCAAAATATAATGACGAAAAGTCAAATCGAGGGAATATTGCAGTGCCTTCTAGTGAGTCTCAAATAACAAACAGTAACCATAACTCTGGGTGGGCAGACAGAAATAATGTAGATCATGGTAAACCAGGACCAGCTGGTCTTGGTCAGTGGcaaaaacaacatcaaaatcaCATGGCATTCAGGAACACTGATGGTCAG aaatCCCAAGGTCTTGCTACATTACTTAAACATTTATCAGATGACCAGCTAGGAAGTGACAAGTGGGAGTCTGTCAGAAGAGCAGCAGATGCCATCATTAATGAAAAAGACATGATGATTGACAA ACTGAAGTTAAGGATGATGAGTCTAGAGGAAGATAATAACAAATATGAAGCCAGGTTAAAAAGAGCTTTGATCAGTGATGTTAGTGGGGAGGAAGACGCTATTAGAAAAATAACG GATCTTGATATAGAAAATGCATCATTGAAAGCTGAAATGGCACAAATGAAAGCAAAGAAAAATGCAGAATTGGACGACTTGGAGAGAAAACTCGG GGCTGCTGAGCATGAGAATGAACATTTAAAATCTGCTATACGAACAAGAGTTCCTGGAAATGATGCAATAGAAAAACAg ATTTCTCAACTAACCAATGAAAGAGAGGAATGGAAAGGTAAATTTCTTGATTTACGAGAAAGTCATCAGCAGATGAAAGGGAGGCTGGACCAGTTACAGGATTATCTAAGAGATATTCCAACCATGGAGGAAACTGCTGCTAATTTACAAGAA TTAAACAATTTGAGAGAAgaaacaaaattccaaaaacaacaACTGGAACAGCTTCAAGAAAAACTTTTCAACAATAAGAAATTATTGTCACAGCGAGATTTAAAGATTGAAGAATTACAAAATCAAATGGATCATTTGTCGGGAAAGATGAACGGTATATCATCTGAACTAGATCGAATTAAATCAGATGGGGAAGGTGCTGTCCTCCAGAGGTGCCAGGAAGAAATAGTTCGACTGAAGGAGGATAATCAAAGACTTgccatagattttgaaaaagccaaaaaG CTGTTGGAAACGAGTCATAGAAAAGTAAGACACATGGAGGTCAAATTACAGAACGAACAGAAACAGTCTAAAGGGAGAGTACAACAGGAGGAGGAAACAGTTATGGCGCTGAGGGAAGAAAGTCGACAGAAAGATGACCAGACGATGAAGATGAGGAGAGCTTTGAAAGAG CTTGGATGTAAAAATCAAGATTTAATGGAACAGAACTTGATAATTAGGGAGCAATTGAAACATTTAGAATATCTAAGTACAGACGAGACACAGAAATTACAGAGACGGTTCACACAAGAAATGGGACTATGCTTTTCTGAGCTGCAATCTCTAGTGAATATTTGTATGCAGAGAGCTGAAGGACAGGATCCCAATATGTCTATGTTGTTGGGTGTCAGAC caccTACAAATGAACAGGAATTGGATACCCCTGTATCTTCTGATGAAAAACAGACATTAAGACATTGGTTGTCAAAATTAAGAGATCTCCGATCAGAGGTGGAGAAATTACGAGGCATGATCAGTAACAAATATGCTGAGGACATGGGAGACAACTTAAATTGTGCTACACAGTGA